TCTGCCATGCTTCTTCTCTCTCTGTGCTTTGTGTTCGTGGCCATCTGAGCCCTTCATGAAGCTTCCGACGATCCGGCATGTTATGATCTCCCCTATCACGTGAGTTCACTCACAATATTGCACATGTATCgctcttaatttttatacaacaacaaattaattatacggTAACCTTTTTAATGTCAACCAATGTATTATGTGTATACAAATAGAAACGCGGGTAGATGACGGACGCACAACCACCTTCATACTCATTTTATAcacgtatacatgtataatttcaaatgtaaCATGTAAAGTCATTTGCACCACTGCGCGCTATTATCcctctttattatttcacttatttttAAGTAGAAAACTTCTcacatttgtttattataacatatgtacttacatatacaatactatataattctACAAAAACTGTATCGAAAATATCGCTGTTTTTCAAGTATACCAATTATACTGTAATCTCGAAATTTAcgtttatattgttttaaaagtttctctcACATTTTACACAAAGTTTATAGGAAAAACGCATGATTACAGTGAATGCAAATTTGTTCATATAAAATAGCATGTGgatcttctctctttctcacagACACGCGTTCACATGTTCGCGCTCTCCCTCTCGTCTTACAGATGCTCCTAATcactctctttccttttttcacttttctttcctttcctcttcgttCCTTTCGCTGTTaaatctttcatctttttcaaaatttctttcctctttcggAGACTATCAACCATGTCAACCACGCACATTATCTTCGACTATCTTTTTAACTGCCatctttcatttaaatatgcTACGAGTATAAAACAAATGAAGCTAGTTGGATGATAAGCAATCGTACAAAAATTCGAGTAAACTTTCAACGAATTGTACATAATTGTGTAGATTTTATGTTTTGTAAACAAGGACCTAGAAAAGAgacgaaatacaaaaatggACATTAGAGAGAATATGGACAAGTTTTAGATTGAACAAACGTTTgacaagaaattattatatttcaggtGATATAGTTGTACAGACGAATAATTACGCTGTTCCCGCGGGTGGTGCCATCGGTGCTGTATTGATAGCATTGATCGTTTGTCTTTTGTGTCATCGAGAACTAAGAAGACGAGTTCAAACTGTGCATCTTGACGATCTGCGTCATCGCATAGACGAGAGACATCGATGTTATCATAATGAAGATCTTCTTCAACATCATCACCACtttcatcatcatcaccatcaACACCAGCATCAATatcagcaacagcaacaacagcaacaacactATCAAGATTTGACTAGTGATTCAAGATATCACCTAGAATCATCGACTAGTCCAATGAGCGAGAGCGATGTCGAGGAAGCCAGCAGTCTCAACAGTGTGTGACACATTGTGTCATATTATTCGAACTCTGTTTGTTACCTTATTCTATTCACGTTACAGTTATATTAAACCACTGAAACGTCGCGTTTTTACCTCATTTCTACCTCATTTGTACTCATCTTCCGAGGATCAGTTAACTACTCCATTTTCGCGTTTAACGAGGCGTTTCATCATAACGATACAATTATCATCGATATGCGCAAAAGAATCTTCGAATAAGCTTCAACTTGCTCCAATTTTATCAAGATTAGCCtatattcgaataataaaaatcatgtATGCATTTTTTAGAATGATTCATTGTATGTCATTCTGTAACGcacgatttattttcttgtagaCGTATGGCTGAACGCAATTTGCATACCTTTCcccgttttcctttttttaaagcTTCGACTCCATTCAAAATACATGagcgtatttttaatatctataattattGATGCAATATATAGGATCGTATACAGAGAAACATAAAGATAAAAACGCAACAAATAGCCGAGCTGTAATTCGGCAATAAtttgaatggaaaataaatcgttGCATCAGTTGTGTTTCATTGAAGATGGagtgaaagaaatgaaaaggtCCGGTTATTGTTAACGATATTTCCGAAGCTCCTGATACTCCAAaagaataagtaaaatatatttttacttctaGTTAATTAGATTTATCGTTATTGTTACGTTAATGCGTTGTCATTGACACCTTTATCTTATATTTAGCCGAACCCACGGGCAAAGTATGGTTGAAGtaataacattacgttatattcgTATCTGGTTGAAATGTTCGATTATATAGAAGAACATGTTACCACATGCATCCTTCCCTTGCGTAATCCGTTCACGTAGCATGTAACTAGTTGTACGCAACGcgcatacatattttacacatGCGAGAACGTGATCATTTCACAAATAGTACCTACGCAGTTTGTttgtaaatgttatttttttagttttaagCATATACAATTATCGAGCGATAAGATCTGTAGCTTGAAATGGCCAGTTCAAGTTTACGTAGTTGCGTCCTATTTCTTGGTGTGATGagtaatatacatacagtGGTTTCATAAATCacgatatgtatatttttgtgataaaatttttgacccctacttctatttttttaattcgtacgATCGAAGAAGACTATTTCAACGATCCAAACCTACCATGATTCctatttgtttttcaaaaattttatatttcccaTTACCTTAGATTATCGTTTACTTTCAAccaattatacaatttttagataGAACAATTcgattttatgttatatacaaCGCGCTCTAACAAAACAGAACTATTAAGAAATACGTCGCGTGTAAGTGTATATGAAATCTATAAATGCTGCCATTTGATATAATAGTTACATTATACGATTTTATACAAGTGAAAAACAGACATAATCAAGTATAATCGTGTTTGATCAAATACCGAACACGAAATGATTGAGCAGCAAGTTGCATtgacaaaaaaattttaagcGTCGAAGTTTTTACTTTTTGCTCCCCCTTTACTTAATAGTTATCTCATGTTTAAATGTTTCGCATTTTGCATGAATCTTGAAAGCGGACATAGATTCTAATTTGTGTCaaacggaaagaaaaataacgatggcgagagaaaaaagaaggggaaTAGAAAcaaggaaacaaagaaagatgTATAGCCAAATACACAGAGAACGATGGTATTTAACATGTTCATAGTAAGTGAAGAGAATAACAAATTTGATAGGCGTGAAGTACATcgtatttctaaaaaaaatcacacGAAACAAGGAAAAGTACgcgaaataataaagaatgtaACAAAACTGTGTGTGATGTATATTTGTGGTTTCGATTTTGattcaatttccttttttatcagGATTTCACAGAACAAGACAACtcccttttgtttcttttttgctttcttttattttaccgaaaaacgttcgatttcgtgaaaaatacatataaaagactacaaatcattatatttaaaatgaatgtatttcatattcatttttcataaattagcGCCGTAAGTAAAATTATGTTATGTTCAAAGGTTATGTTCAAACATATGTTCaatgcatatgtatgtaattacatTATCATCGAAGTTACTAATTACGAGTTCTGCAAGATGTTATCATAAACATGTGCTCAAATGTAACACACCTTATGAGTACGATACATGTCATTTGATGTTACTTGAGAAAAAGGAGAGCAACGAGAAATGGAACAAGGGAAAAATCATAGAAATAACCGTAAAACTAAATCGAATTCGAATgatgaaacgaaaacgaatCGCATTATTTACATCATACACTTTTCCTCAATTCAATCTTGTAATTTGCATTtcatcaaaataaaaagatatttcaggTCGAGTAAAATGAAAAGTGAAGAATGACGATTAAACAATTAACTGTACGATTGTTAAAGAAATAGAGTTGATGGAcaaagttaaagaagaaacaagcATGAAGTAATGGATAACAGAAAATCGTATGaagaaatgttagaaaatatGATGATGCAAAGGATTATAAAAGGAGCATGACAGcggtaaaaaaaaacaacgaaaGGGAAACGAAGGAGAATATTCGATTAGACTTGCACATATTGCTCGTCATCGGTATCTCCATTAATCGGCTTGGAAGAATGATTTTGATGTATCTGTTCGTAATCAGcgttaaacaatatatttttctgcacTTTCTCGTATCCATTCGGATCTTGTTCAAGTTTATATGTATTCACTTGTTCGTATGGCGGTTCTTCGGTGCGAGTAACACTCATATATTTCACGCTCTCGTAATTAGGATCTCCGTGATTAACAGATTCGTAATTAGGGTCTGTGTCGCTGTCACCAGGTCTACAAACTGACGCGTAATTTGGTTCTCCTGAATCATGCGGCATACTTTCATAATTCGGTTCCGAGTCCGTGTCTGGATCCATTTCGGATCTGCTCCTTAGCTTTACTTTCTCGTATCCTGGATCTTCACTACTAGCGTTACTAATTTGTCGATGTTTGAATGGCAtggaataagaagaagaagaagaagatgaagatgatGATGAAGAAGAAGTTGAAGGAGAAGAAGTAGAAAGGGAAGAAGTGGTTGGTAAAtctacgttatttcgtaaagaAATCGAGACGGAATTGCTAGTTTGCTGATAGTCTGCTGCAGTATCCATAGTGAGGCATTGTTGTGGGCATAACACTTCATAGTTCGGATCACAGGACTCGCGAGTGGTTGAATGTTTTTTAGGTAAATCACTGTTCATAACTTCGTATCCATGACCGAGCGTGAAATTTGACGAGTCCAAACCGTCATCAGTTCTAGATGATGAAGGAGGGGATGATTTCATCAAAACGTCCGTTTCCGAATGAAAATTACCGACATCACCGACGGAATCGGATTCCTTCTTTTGTATTTCCATAGAATCATGACTAGACGATGCAATTCTGTTACTTTCAACAAGACTTGATTTTCGAACAGAACCAAGGACAAATGTATCAGAATGCAAGCTTCCCTGAGAATTTGAATGCACGTCATTTTGCTGTTCTTCcgcgtctttctttttcttcattactTTCGCATACATATCCTCTAGAGATTTCCCACTGGATAAAGCTGATTTCATTCGGTCATCGTTTTTTGGCTTCTTCTCGATTAATGCGTATACTTCTGCTGTCCCTTCCGGCGGAGGCGGTAACGGTGAATTCGCTTGACGTTTCTCAGGCTTTGGTGATCCGGGATTTACGATAGAACTATTGGCACTCGACGACGAAGCTGTAATATTATGATACGAGACTtggtaaaaagatatttattaaataattgaaacggaTAAGCGGATTGAGCGGATACGcgtataaaatagaatatgaaaagaattattaccTTGTCTTGAATGAGCATGTGCAACATGCCGTAAACTATCGACGCTCGGTGGTTGCGGAGCAGGGTAAGTTTCATCGGAACGAGACGGAACGCGGGAGAACAATGTTTGCTCGTTTTGTACCCGTTGAATCTCTGTCATCGTCGGTTGTATTTGTGCGTATGTTTCGCTACCGCTAGTGTATACCTTGTCTTGTTCGTCGATCGCAGCATACATTTCGTCTGTCAAGTGAAACAATATCGCTTATCAATgatgaaagaaggaagaaaaaagataggCAATGAATACATGTGTACACCGTTCAAATACGTATATACCAGAATCATCCGATACAGTCGCATAATGAGGATCCGTGAGGGGTCGAATAGATTGGCTCTGTCGACAAATTGTCTTTGTCTGCGCAATTATGTTAGCTAGGGGCTCTCTTACACTGATGCTTGTGTATCCTTCTatgtgaaatgaaaaagagaaaaacaaatatatatagaagtatatatacaagaacaaaagaagagaaaatatatataaaaagatgaaCGTATAACGCGGGAATACGTTTCGCGTTATAAGAAACAGCGTTATACGAAGCATATGAATTATGAACATATATGGACTgtgaatataatgttatacgtatccgcgtatatacatatgtgtatagaATGCGCTTTCATCAAAGTAAATCTAAAAAGTGTAATCGAAGATTGACTTATAGGacagaaatgtaaatatttactaGAATCTTGAGAGTCTCCGCTAAAATGTTGTTGCGGACTATTTGACTGAGGTTGCGGTGGTTGAGGCAGTAACATTAACAGCGGTGGCGTCATGTAAGGCAAATCTTGATTAGCTTGTACTCCACCCGATATGGCATTGGCCGCCTGAATATCACATGGGCCGGTTTCGGCAGACAAAAGAGAATTATGCGACGAGGATCGACGAGTCCTTGGTGGTGCAACCGGGTTTCCGTTACTTTGAGACGTTGACGTCGATGGCTTGTCGACATTGATTgcttgtttaatattatttctgcaatattttttattcattttc
This genomic window from Bombus pyrosoma isolate SC7728 linkage group LG4, ASM1482585v1, whole genome shotgun sequence contains:
- the LOC122566614 gene encoding serine-rich adhesin for platelets isoform X4, producing MIQPFLEEGAWCYWVVSIGALLCFLGLIVACICSCRRNENKSTSANRSLPDIPKDKGKRHENTGASVSQDIYEITETIGDQSELYATVRDTAKEQISKLDVPEVLHQNPSLIQETSDDQYLRFASSPNSDNVEHPYAQVQNVQKTEANQSSRNNIKQAINVDKPSTSTSQSNGNPVAPPRTRRSSSHNSLLSAETGPCDIQAANAISGGVQANQDLPYMTPPLLMLLPQPPQPQSNSPQQHFSGDSQDSKGYTSISVREPLANIIAQTKTICRQSQSIRPLTDPHYATVSDDSDEMYAAIDEQDKVYTSGSETYAQIQPTMTEIQRVQNEQTLFSRVPSRSDETYPAPQPPSVDSLRHVAHAHSRQASSSSANSSIVNPGSPKPEKRQANSPLPPPPEGTAEVYALIEKKPKNDDRMKSALSSGKSLEDMYAKVMKKKKDAEEQQNDVHSNSQGSLHSDTFVLGSVRKSSLVESNRIASSSHDSMEIQKKESDSVGDVGNFHSETDVLMKSSPPSSSRTDDGLDSSNFTLGHGYEVMNSDLPKKHSTTRESCDPNYEVLCPQQCLTMDTAADYQQTSNSVSISLRNNVDLPTTSSLSTSSPSTSSSSSSSSSSSSSYSMPFKHRQISNASSEDPGYEKVKLRSRSEMDPDTDSEPNYESMPHDSGEPNYASVCRPGDSDTDPNYESVNHGDPNYESVKYMSVTRTEEPPYEQVNTYKLEQDPNGYEKVQKNILFNADYEQIHQNHSSKPINGDTDDEQYVQV
- the LOC122566614 gene encoding serine-rich adhesin for platelets isoform X3; its protein translation is MIQPFLEEGAWCYWVVSIGALLCFLGLIVACICSCRRNENKNEFLGLAGMVTLNDSDNDGFNGIPMADALRIATQDIIDSGKRSTSANRSLPDIPKDKGKRHENTGASVSQDIYEITETIGDQSELYATVRDTAKEQISKLDVPEVLHQNPSLIQETSDDQYLRFASSPNSDNVEHPYAQVQNVQKTEANQSSRNNIKQAINVDKPSTSTSQSNGNPVAPPRTRRSSSHNSLLSAETGPCDIQAANAISGGVQANQDLPYMTPPLLMLLPQPPQPQSNSPQQHFSGDSQDSKGYTSISVREPLANIIAQTKTICRQSQSIRPLTDPHYATVSDDSDEMYAAIDEQDKVYTSGSETYAQIQPTMTEIQRVQNEQTLFSRVPSRSDETYPAPQPPSVDSLRHVAHAHSRQASSSSANSSIVNPGSPKPEKRQANSPLPPPPEGTAEVYALIEKKPKNDDRMKSALSSGKSLEDMYAKVMKKKKDAEEQQNDVHSNSQGSLHSDTFVLGSVRKSSLVESNRIASSSHDSMEIQKKESDSVGDVGNFHSETDVLMKSSPPSSSRTDDGLDSSNFTLGHGYEVMNSDLPKKHSTTRESCDPNYEVLCPQQCLTMDTAADYQQTSNSVSISLRNNVDLPTTSSLSTSSPSTSSSSSSSSSSSSSYSMPFKHRQISNASSEDPGYEKVKLRSRSEMDPDTDSEPNYESMPHDSGEPNYASVCRPGDSDTDPNYESVNHGDPNYESVKYMSVTRTEEPPYEQVNTYKLEQDPNGYEKVQKNILFNADYEQIHQNHSSKPINGDTDDEQYVQV
- the LOC122566614 gene encoding serine-rich adhesin for platelets isoform X2, whose product is MIQPFLEEGAWCYWVVSIGALLCFLGLIVACICSCRRNENKIRSVVIPLNRNEFLGLAGMVTLNDSDNDGFNGIPMADALRIATQDIIDSGKRSTSANRSLPDIPKDKGKRHENTGASVSQDIYEITETIGDQSELYATVRDTAKEQISKLDVPEVLHQNPSLIQETSDDQYLRFASSPNSDNVEHPYAQVQNVQKTEANQSSRNNIKQAINVDKPSTSTSQSNGNPVAPPRTRRSSSHNSLLSAETGPCDIQAANAISGGVQANQDLPYMTPPLLMLLPQPPQPQSNSPQQHFSGDSQDSRYTSISVREPLANIIAQTKTICRQSQSIRPLTDPHYATVSDDSDEMYAAIDEQDKVYTSGSETYAQIQPTMTEIQRVQNEQTLFSRVPSRSDETYPAPQPPSVDSLRHVAHAHSRQASSSSANSSIVNPGSPKPEKRQANSPLPPPPEGTAEVYALIEKKPKNDDRMKSALSSGKSLEDMYAKVMKKKKDAEEQQNDVHSNSQGSLHSDTFVLGSVRKSSLVESNRIASSSHDSMEIQKKESDSVGDVGNFHSETDVLMKSSPPSSSRTDDGLDSSNFTLGHGYEVMNSDLPKKHSTTRESCDPNYEVLCPQQCLTMDTAADYQQTSNSVSISLRNNVDLPTTSSLSTSSPSTSSSSSSSSSSSSSYSMPFKHRQISNASSEDPGYEKVKLRSRSEMDPDTDSEPNYESMPHDSGEPNYASVCRPGDSDTDPNYESVNHGDPNYESVKYMSVTRTEEPPYEQVNTYKLEQDPNGYEKVQKNILFNADYEQIHQNHSSKPINGDTDDEQYVQV
- the LOC122566614 gene encoding serine-rich adhesin for platelets isoform X1, with the translated sequence MIQPFLEEGAWCYWVVSIGALLCFLGLIVACICSCRRNENKIRSVVIPLNRNEFLGLAGMVTLNDSDNDGFNGIPMADALRIATQDIIDSGKRSTSANRSLPDIPKDKGKRHENTGASVSQDIYEITETIGDQSELYATVRDTAKEQISKLDVPEVLHQNPSLIQETSDDQYLRFASSPNSDNVEHPYAQVQNVQKTEANQSSRNNIKQAINVDKPSTSTSQSNGNPVAPPRTRRSSSHNSLLSAETGPCDIQAANAISGGVQANQDLPYMTPPLLMLLPQPPQPQSNSPQQHFSGDSQDSKGYTSISVREPLANIIAQTKTICRQSQSIRPLTDPHYATVSDDSDEMYAAIDEQDKVYTSGSETYAQIQPTMTEIQRVQNEQTLFSRVPSRSDETYPAPQPPSVDSLRHVAHAHSRQASSSSANSSIVNPGSPKPEKRQANSPLPPPPEGTAEVYALIEKKPKNDDRMKSALSSGKSLEDMYAKVMKKKKDAEEQQNDVHSNSQGSLHSDTFVLGSVRKSSLVESNRIASSSHDSMEIQKKESDSVGDVGNFHSETDVLMKSSPPSSSRTDDGLDSSNFTLGHGYEVMNSDLPKKHSTTRESCDPNYEVLCPQQCLTMDTAADYQQTSNSVSISLRNNVDLPTTSSLSTSSPSTSSSSSSSSSSSSSYSMPFKHRQISNASSEDPGYEKVKLRSRSEMDPDTDSEPNYESMPHDSGEPNYASVCRPGDSDTDPNYESVNHGDPNYESVKYMSVTRTEEPPYEQVNTYKLEQDPNGYEKVQKNILFNADYEQIHQNHSSKPINGDTDDEQYVQV